From Chryseobacterium salivictor, a single genomic window includes:
- the pnuC gene encoding nicotinamide riboside transporter PnuC: protein MNFHDLFLQPYESYDTFQIVLEAIATIFGVLSVYFSIKKNIWVYPTGIISTALYVYILFNFGLLGDTMINFYYTVMSVYGWILWAKSSEDHVHVAVSWAHKKEWIFSGILFFVSLILVTTVYYYKPYIDNHFSMENVQLGLYHLDWANWLDIFTTAIFLVGMWLMAKRKIENWIFWIVGDLICIPMMIYKGLGITSIQYLVFTAMAVIGYTEWKKHHQSNHSN, encoded by the coding sequence ATGAATTTCCACGATCTCTTCCTGCAGCCTTATGAATCATACGACACCTTTCAAATTGTGCTCGAAGCGATCGCCACCATTTTCGGGGTTTTGAGTGTGTATTTTTCCATTAAAAAAAACATTTGGGTGTATCCTACGGGGATAATTTCTACCGCACTTTACGTTTACATTCTTTTCAATTTCGGACTGCTCGGCGATACGATGATTAATTTCTACTATACCGTAATGAGCGTTTACGGCTGGATTTTATGGGCAAAAAGTTCCGAAGACCACGTGCACGTTGCCGTTTCATGGGCGCATAAAAAAGAATGGATTTTTTCCGGAATTTTATTTTTCGTCAGTTTGATTTTGGTCACCACCGTATATTATTACAAACCGTACATTGACAATCATTTTTCAATGGAAAATGTACAGTTGGGATTATATCATCTGGACTGGGCAAACTGGCTGGACATTTTCACAACCGCGATTTTCCTGGTCGGAATGTGGTTAATGGCAAAACGCAAAATTGAAAACTGGATCTTCTGGATTGTCGGTGATCTTATTTGCATTCCGATGATGATTTACAAAGGTTTGGGAATCACTTCCATTCAATATTTGGTATTTACTGCCATGGCCGTTATCGGATACACCGAATGGAAAAAGCACCACCAGTCCAATCACAGCAACTGA
- a CDS encoding serine hydrolase: protein MKTRLSFLLILISFFAFAQTEEKKLDELIQNTLKTFDVPGISVGIIKDGKVIYSKGFGVRSLTTNQRMTDETLVGIASNSKGFTATALAMLADEGKLNFDDKVSKYIPEFQMNDAYVSQEVTIKDLITHRAGLGLGQGDLMFFPEGGSLTVNDIIHNVRYLKPDHSFRTTLEYNNVMFIVAGEVIHRVSGLSWAEFIEQRILKPVGMSSSYGSYNRAKAARVPNIIDAHAPVDGKVVAVPHDWNETGNAAGGIISNIKDMSVWAEFLMNGFTTKEGKKLVSDKQIQQLWNLQISTPVALKNPYDSNFAGYGLGWFITDVKGHKQVYHTGGLIGTVTQFTLIPDMKLGIIVLTNQQSGAAFSTITNTIKDSYLGMPEKDWLKTYGDRMAKVNADYDKGKKEIFAKSEAFRKDKNAQIKADQIVGTYIDPWFGEVTIANEGKTFRIYCKNSPRLKGELLPYSSNVMIAKWDDRSYDADAFVNFNLNENGKAQGMKLKPISDVTDFSFDFEDLDLQKVK, encoded by the coding sequence ATGAAGACCAGATTATCATTTCTCCTCATTCTTATTTCCTTTTTTGCATTTGCTCAAACCGAAGAAAAAAAACTCGATGAACTCATTCAGAATACGTTAAAAACTTTCGATGTTCCTGGAATTTCCGTAGGGATTATTAAAGATGGGAAAGTGATTTATTCAAAAGGTTTTGGTGTAAGATCTTTAACAACGAATCAACGAATGACCGATGAAACTCTGGTCGGAATCGCTTCCAACTCCAAAGGTTTTACCGCAACCGCTCTGGCAATGTTGGCAGATGAAGGTAAATTAAACTTTGACGATAAAGTTTCTAAATATATTCCCGAATTTCAAATGAATGATGCGTATGTTTCACAGGAAGTTACCATCAAAGATTTGATTACCCACCGGGCCGGTCTTGGTCTGGGACAGGGGGATCTGATGTTTTTCCCGGAAGGCGGCAGTTTGACTGTAAATGATATCATCCACAATGTAAGATATCTCAAACCGGATCATTCATTCCGTACCACTTTGGAGTATAATAATGTAATGTTCATCGTGGCAGGAGAGGTTATTCACAGAGTTTCCGGACTTTCCTGGGCGGAATTTATTGAACAGAGAATTTTAAAACCTGTCGGCATGTCTTCCAGCTACGGAAGTTACAACCGCGCAAAGGCAGCCCGTGTTCCGAATATTATCGATGCCCACGCACCGGTAGATGGCAAAGTTGTTGCCGTCCCTCACGACTGGAATGAAACCGGAAATGCTGCCGGCGGAATTATCAGCAATATTAAAGATATGTCTGTCTGGGCAGAATTCCTGATGAATGGTTTTACGACCAAAGAAGGGAAAAAATTGGTCTCTGATAAACAGATTCAGCAGCTTTGGAATTTACAGATTTCTACGCCGGTTGCTTTGAAAAATCCTTACGATTCTAATTTCGCGGGGTACGGATTAGGATGGTTTATCACCGATGTGAAGGGCCATAAGCAGGTTTACCACACCGGCGGATTAATTGGAACGGTAACTCAGTTTACCTTAATTCCGGATATGAAACTCGGAATTATCGTATTGACCAACCAGCAAAGTGGCGCAGCTTTCAGCACGATTACCAACACCATAAAAGATTCTTATTTGGGAATGCCTGAAAAAGACTGGCTCAAAACTTATGGCGACAGAATGGCCAAAGTAAATGCAGATTACGATAAAGGAAAGAAAGAAATATTCGCGAAATCTGAGGCGTTTAGAAAAGATAAAAACGCACAGATTAAAGCGGATCAAATCGTTGGAACCTACATTGATCCATGGTTTGGTGAGGTGACAATAGCTAATGAAGGCAAGACTTTCCGTATTTACTGTAAGAATTCTCCGAGACTGAAAGGGGAACTGTTGCCTTATTCTTCCAATGTAATGATTGCAAAATGGGATGACAGAAGTTACGATGCCGATGCTTTCGTTAATTTTAATTTAAATGAAAATGGAAAAGCGCAGGGTATGAAGCTAAAGCCGATTTCAGATGTGACCGATTTCAGTTTCGATTTTGAAGATCTTGATCTGCAGAAAGTGAAATAA
- a CDS encoding catalase, whose product MKINESEPFENGANPKQEQLGKFTTDNQGEFLTTDQGLKINDDQNSLKTGERGATLLEDFILREKITHFDHERIPERIVHARGSGAHGVFELYQPMGKYTKAKFLNDTSIKTPVFVRFSTVAGFRGSTDVPRDVRGFAVKFYTQEGNYDLVGNNMPVFFIQDATKFPDLVHAVKPEPHNEIPQAASAHDTFWDFISLMPEAMHNVMWLMSDRAIPRSLRTMEGFGIHTFRFINAEGKSHFVKFHWKPKQGVLGLAWDEAQRIAGKDTDFHRRDLWEAIDEGHYPEWELGVQIVAQEDEHRYPFDLLDPTKLIPEEMVPVEIIGKMTLNRNPDNFFAETEQVAFHPGHLVPGIDFTNDPLLQGRLFSYTDTQISRLGGPNFHEIPINKSIPEVTNNQRDGMHRMQINKGKVAYNPNSLGGGCPFQAMIAEGGFSSFEERIDSNKIRRRSKSFFDHFSQPALFYNSMSADEKRHIQNAFAFELGKVKTVPIRQRMVNMLLEIDGELSKTVGDHLGLIPQKLPQPITGSIPADGDPEHYHSFKEKLPIDKAPSLSMAKKLPTDIRARRIAILTADGVNDKAFTEVKKELGDRGAMVAVIAPGHGFVTTQSGEKYPIDDSLLTAASVVFDAVYVPGGDSVEILSANADAVHFIAEAFKHCKPISTDGNGRLLLEKALPKSALKNKGVTTSGVLNDFVENIRLHRFWDREKDNGVPA is encoded by the coding sequence ATGAAAATAAATGAAAGTGAACCATTTGAAAATGGGGCAAATCCTAAACAGGAACAGCTTGGTAAATTCACCACCGATAACCAGGGTGAATTCCTGACCACTGATCAGGGACTGAAAATTAATGATGATCAAAACTCCCTGAAAACAGGCGAAAGAGGCGCAACGCTTCTGGAGGATTTTATCCTCCGCGAAAAAATAACCCACTTCGATCATGAGCGTATTCCGGAAAGGATTGTTCATGCAAGAGGTTCTGGAGCACACGGCGTGTTCGAACTGTATCAACCGATGGGAAAATATACGAAAGCAAAATTCTTAAATGACACTTCAATAAAAACACCCGTTTTTGTAAGGTTTTCTACAGTGGCAGGATTCAGAGGATCTACTGATGTACCAAGAGACGTCCGCGGATTTGCCGTAAAATTCTATACCCAGGAGGGAAACTATGATCTGGTAGGAAATAATATGCCTGTATTTTTTATTCAGGATGCCACTAAATTTCCGGACCTCGTGCATGCGGTAAAACCAGAACCGCATAACGAAATTCCGCAGGCAGCTTCCGCCCATGATACCTTCTGGGACTTTATATCGCTGATGCCGGAAGCAATGCACAATGTGATGTGGCTGATGAGCGACCGTGCGATTCCGAGAAGTTTACGCACGATGGAAGGGTTTGGAATCCATACCTTCCGTTTTATCAACGCGGAAGGGAAATCTCATTTCGTAAAATTCCACTGGAAACCGAAACAGGGCGTTCTGGGATTAGCCTGGGACGAGGCGCAAAGAATTGCCGGGAAAGACACCGACTTTCACCGGAGAGATTTGTGGGAGGCGATTGATGAAGGCCATTACCCGGAGTGGGAACTGGGCGTGCAGATTGTAGCGCAGGAAGACGAGCATCGGTATCCGTTCGATCTTCTGGACCCCACCAAATTAATTCCCGAAGAAATGGTGCCGGTGGAGATTATCGGAAAAATGACCTTAAACAGGAATCCGGATAATTTCTTTGCAGAGACCGAACAGGTCGCTTTTCATCCCGGTCACCTGGTTCCGGGAATTGATTTTACCAATGATCCGTTGCTGCAGGGGCGATTATTCTCTTACACCGATACGCAGATTTCAAGATTGGGAGGACCGAATTTTCATGAAATTCCCATTAACAAATCCATTCCGGAGGTGACCAATAATCAGCGGGATGGAATGCACAGAATGCAGATTAATAAAGGGAAAGTAGCGTACAATCCTAATTCCCTCGGAGGAGGCTGCCCTTTTCAGGCCATGATTGCCGAAGGAGGATTTTCCTCTTTTGAAGAACGCATAGATTCCAATAAAATAAGACGGAGAAGTAAAAGTTTTTTTGATCATTTCAGTCAGCCTGCGCTTTTTTACAACAGCATGTCGGCCGATGAAAAACGCCACATTCAAAACGCCTTTGCCTTCGAACTGGGAAAGGTAAAAACAGTTCCGATCCGCCAGAGAATGGTGAATATGCTCTTAGAAATTGATGGGGAACTTTCAAAAACGGTTGGAGACCATCTAGGTTTGATTCCCCAGAAACTGCCGCAGCCGATCACCGGCAGCATACCGGCAGACGGAGATCCTGAGCATTACCACTCTTTCAAAGAAAAATTACCGATTGACAAGGCCCCATCGCTCAGCATGGCGAAAAAGCTCCCGACAGATATTCGGGCCAGAAGAATCGCCATTTTAACTGCAGATGGCGTTAATGATAAAGCCTTTACCGAGGTAAAAAAAGAACTGGGCGACCGGGGAGCCATGGTTGCCGTGATTGCACCGGGACATGGATTCGTAACTACGCAGTCGGGCGAAAAGTATCCAATTGATGACAGTCTGTTAACCGCCGCATCTGTGGTGTTTGATGCAGTATATGTGCCGGGAGGCGACAGTGTGGAAATCCTTTCCGCAAATGCAGATGCTGTTCATTTTATTGCGGAAGCCTTTAAACACTGCAAACCCATTTCAACGGACGGAAATGGCCGGTTATTGCTGGAAAAAGCATTGCCAAAATCAGCGTTGAAAAATAAAGGGGTCACTACTTCCGGCGTTTTAAATGATTTCGTAGAAAACATCAGACTGCACCGTTTTTGGGACAGGGAAAAAGACAACGGAGTTCCTGCATAA
- a CDS encoding YciE/YciF ferroxidase family protein, whose product MAKKKSANEAQNASKPITNLKDFFIDGLKDIYWAENTLVKTIPKMLEQATDQKLKTAFKDHLAQTKMQVERLEKVFESMGVKPEGKKCLAMEGIIKEGEEIMEETAPGPVRDAGIIASAQKVEHYEIATYGTLAAFAKTLNERAALDLLLKTLGEEKKSDSLLSSIADTNLNSQAVDGKLQSKDLNAV is encoded by the coding sequence ATGGCAAAAAAGAAAAGTGCGAACGAAGCACAAAACGCAAGTAAACCCATCACCAATCTTAAAGATTTTTTTATTGATGGTTTGAAAGACATTTACTGGGCCGAAAATACACTGGTAAAAACAATACCTAAAATGTTGGAGCAGGCCACAGATCAGAAATTAAAGACAGCGTTTAAAGACCATCTGGCCCAAACCAAAATGCAGGTGGAAAGACTGGAAAAAGTTTTTGAGTCCATGGGAGTGAAACCGGAAGGTAAAAAATGTTTAGCCATGGAGGGAATTATTAAAGAAGGGGAAGAAATTATGGAAGAGACCGCGCCTGGTCCTGTCCGGGATGCCGGAATTATTGCAAGTGCGCAAAAAGTAGAGCATTATGAGATCGCCACATACGGAACCCTTGCCGCATTTGCTAAAACGCTGAATGAAAGAGCCGCACTTGATCTCTTGCTTAAGACTTTAGGCGAAGAAAAAAAATCTGATTCCTTATTGAGTTCCATTGCAGACACCAACTTAAATTCACAGGCTGTGGACGGAAAGCTTCAGTCCAAAGATTTAAATGCCGTTTAA
- a CDS encoding DUF4372 domain-containing protein, giving the protein MNKGEKRGSGLVSRGIFEFAQQNLSLSWQITLFSQIIERLDRSKFNKIVKYRETGQHNKGFNSWNHGGSIWLLS; this is encoded by the coding sequence GTGAATAAAGGTGAAAAAAGAGGGTCAGGTTTAGTATCTCGAGGGATCTTTGAGTTTGCCCAACAGAACCTCTCCCTCTCATGGCAAATAACCTTGTTTTCGCAAATCATTGAAAGATTAGACCGTTCTAAATTCAATAAAATTGTAAAATACAGAGAAACCGGTCAACACAATAAAGGTTTTAACAGTTGGAATCACGGTGGATCAATTTGGTTGCTGAGTTAA